One Halolamina litorea genomic window carries:
- a CDS encoding type IV pilin N-terminal domain-containing protein translates to MMDRIIELRDSDRGVSPVIGVILMVAITVILAAVIGTFVLGLGDSLQQAPQATLGASDASDEAPVTVGNTAELLEISHNGGDALADGDYRVVITPPGESSIDVHNGTNANPTVTFGSSNNVSLTSDPGEFGVGSTMTVQVGSTTSDYEFDGDWRVRVIHVPSESIVLDETVDVE, encoded by the coding sequence ATGATGGACCGCATTATCGAGCTTCGAGATAGCGACCGTGGGGTCTCCCCGGTTATTGGCGTCATCCTTATGGTCGCCATCACGGTGATTCTGGCGGCTGTGATCGGGACATTTGTCCTGGGCCTCGGTGACAGCCTACAGCAGGCACCGCAGGCGACATTAGGGGCTAGCGACGCTTCTGATGAGGCCCCGGTAACGGTTGGTAACACGGCTGAGCTCCTCGAAATCAGTCACAATGGTGGCGATGCACTCGCTGACGGTGACTACCGAGTGGTCATTACGCCACCGGGTGAGTCGTCGATCGATGTCCACAACGGGACCAACGCGAACCCGACAGTTACCTTCGGTTCGAGCAATAACGTGTCACTCACATCCGACCCAGGTGAATTCGGCGTCGGCAGTACGATGACTGTACAAGTCGGAAGTACCACTAGTGACTACGAGTTCGATGGCGACTGGCGAGTTCGTGTGATCCACGTGCCGAGCGAGTCCATCGTGCTCGACGAAACAGTCGACGTCGAGTAA
- a CDS encoding DUF5795 family protein — translation MSNRVVQGRMVTPESLAEQVEGDSVLEAEPIRDADRDCPDCGGDVISVGYMPSVTEFVTAYKCQECDWAEVDRD, via the coding sequence ATGAGCAATCGCGTCGTGCAAGGACGAATGGTGACCCCCGAATCGTTGGCCGAACAGGTAGAGGGCGACTCCGTGCTGGAGGCCGAACCCATTCGGGACGCCGACCGGGACTGCCCGGACTGTGGCGGCGACGTGATCAGCGTCGGCTACATGCCGAGCGTCACGGAGTTCGTCACGGCCTACAAGTGCCAGGAGTGTGACTGGGCCGAGGTCGACCGGGACTGA
- a CDS encoding DUF5786 family protein, with the protein MGFGSYDESEQENQNMDSDDDAEGVDVDGGEEGNLSFESTESTDELVGKLEEMRDDDEDDE; encoded by the coding sequence ATGGGATTTGGCTCCTACGATGAGTCCGAGCAGGAGAACCAGAACATGGACAGCGACGACGACGCCGAAGGGGTCGACGTCGACGGCGGCGAGGAGGGGAACCTCTCCTTTGAGTCCACGGAGTCCACCGACGAACTGGTCGGCAAGCTCGAGGAGATGCGCGACGACGACGAAGACGACGAGTAA
- a CDS encoding TrmB family transcriptional regulator — MSTPDAVDALKRLGLSNYEARVFVALQRLGTGTAQAVSDVSEVPRSQVYGAADDLVERGLVELVASSPKEYRPVSLEAAREQLTERLARERDRAFENLAELRTETEDPSSGGAVATLRGRQPIDDRIGDLIRAAERRVVFVAPESRSIPSSLAATLRERAAEGVAVVVVTAEASERERFAGDPVQVFVMDEDNPADFAGRALMIDDDTVLLSVTTDDAVGEEAMWTAESSIGRILAQFMQSGIDSGTGRNEGR; from the coding sequence ATGAGTACACCAGACGCCGTCGACGCACTGAAACGACTCGGACTGTCGAACTACGAGGCACGCGTGTTCGTCGCGCTCCAACGCCTCGGCACGGGCACCGCACAGGCCGTGAGCGACGTCTCCGAGGTGCCCCGCTCGCAGGTCTACGGTGCCGCCGACGACCTGGTCGAGCGCGGGTTGGTGGAACTGGTCGCCTCCTCGCCCAAGGAGTACCGCCCGGTGAGCCTCGAGGCTGCCCGCGAACAGTTGACCGAACGGCTCGCCCGCGAGCGTGACCGGGCGTTCGAGAACCTCGCCGAACTGCGGACGGAGACGGAGGACCCGAGTTCCGGGGGTGCGGTGGCGACGCTCCGCGGGCGCCAGCCCATCGACGACCGGATCGGCGACCTGATCCGGGCGGCCGAGCGCCGGGTGGTGTTCGTCGCTCCCGAGTCCAGATCGATCCCGTCGTCGCTTGCGGCGACGCTGCGCGAGCGGGCCGCCGAGGGCGTCGCCGTCGTCGTCGTCACTGCCGAGGCGTCGGAACGCGAGCGGTTCGCCGGCGACCCGGTGCAGGTGTTCGTGATGGACGAGGACAACCCCGCGGACTTCGCGGGGCGGGCGCTGATGATCGACGACGACACGGTGTTGCTCTCGGTGACGACCGACGACGCCGTCGGCGAGGAGGCGATGTGGACCGCCGAGAGCAGCATCGGCCGCATCCTCGCCCAGTTCATGCAGTCGGGCATCGACTCCGGAACGGGCCGGAACGAGGGCCGGTGA
- a CDS encoding SDR family oxidoreductase — protein sequence MALAAPDLSGSTAFITGTTRGIGKQLALALAEHGCNIVSTGKTTDDDDSDLAGSIEQTAREVRDRGVEALALELDLRDEARVDAVVEEAIDHFGEVDIVINNASAIQLANIADLPADRFDLLTDVNVRGTHLVAHAFADHLAGLDEAWMLSNSPPIVTDRSPGKAPYAWSKLGMSFVTLSLAEELAADGVGCNTFWPVTTIDTRATRYFGLGTEDDWRTPEIVADAVLEILARDPATCTGNSFYDEALLHEAGVTDFSRYNVTEGDPAPMSARLFDPEFERDVDLP from the coding sequence ATGGCACTCGCGGCTCCCGACCTCTCCGGTTCGACGGCGTTCATCACCGGAACGACCCGCGGCATCGGCAAACAGCTGGCACTCGCGCTCGCCGAACACGGCTGTAACATCGTCTCGACCGGTAAGACCACCGACGACGACGACTCGGATCTCGCGGGGTCGATCGAGCAGACGGCCCGCGAGGTGCGTGACCGTGGCGTCGAGGCACTCGCGCTCGAACTCGACCTCCGCGACGAGGCTCGCGTCGACGCCGTCGTCGAGGAAGCGATCGACCACTTCGGCGAGGTCGATATCGTCATCAACAACGCCAGCGCGATCCAGTTGGCGAACATCGCCGACCTGCCGGCAGATCGGTTCGACCTCCTGACCGACGTGAACGTCCGGGGGACCCACCTCGTCGCACACGCCTTCGCCGACCACCTCGCGGGACTCGATGAGGCGTGGATGCTGTCGAACTCGCCGCCGATCGTCACTGACCGTTCGCCGGGGAAGGCGCCCTACGCCTGGTCGAAACTCGGGATGTCGTTCGTCACGCTCTCGCTCGCCGAGGAGTTGGCAGCCGACGGCGTCGGCTGTAACACGTTCTGGCCGGTGACGACCATCGACACCCGTGCGACTCGCTACTTCGGGCTTGGGACCGAGGACGACTGGCGCACCCCGGAGATCGTCGCCGACGCCGTCTTGGAGATACTGGCCCGCGATCCCGCTACGTGTACCGGCAACAGCTTCTACGACGAAGCGCTGCTCCACGAGGCCGGGGTCACCGATTTCTCGCGGTACAACGTCACCGAGGGCGATCCGGCGCCGATGTCCGCACGGCTGTTCGACCCCGAGTTCGAACGCGACGTGGACCTGCCGTGA
- a CDS encoding type IV pilin N-terminal domain-containing protein, giving the protein MINKIKSVLDDDRGVSPVIGVILMVAITVILAAVIGTFVLGLGDSLEQAPQSTIGVDSGNSTSLNVSHNGGNGIAVGDLDISVEGNTSDFSVSSDFSSGDEFSVGDTATFLQSQISEIATGEVRVRIIHTPSESILVDTTVQIPS; this is encoded by the coding sequence ATGATAAACAAGATCAAATCGGTACTCGACGACGACCGGGGCGTCAGTCCTGTCATCGGCGTTATTCTAATGGTTGCAATTACCGTTATTCTCGCCGCCGTGATCGGGACGTTCGTCTTGGGCCTTGGCGACAGTCTGGAGCAGGCACCGCAGTCCACAATCGGGGTCGATTCCGGCAACTCCACTTCCCTTAACGTGTCCCACAACGGTGGTAACGGGATCGCAGTTGGTGATCTCGATATTTCCGTCGAGGGGAACACTAGCGACTTTAGCGTGAGTTCAGACTTCAGCAGTGGCGATGAATTCAGCGTTGGTGACACTGCTACGTTCCTCCAAAGCCAGATATCTGAGATCGCTACGGGCGAAGTTCGTGTTCGGATCATCCACACGCCATCTGAGTCGATCCTCGTAGACACGACGGTCCAAATCCCGAGCTAG
- a CDS encoding TVP38/TMEM64 family protein: MQVFESRPDRNRFLIAAVGVLVGFGVLYMLVRQYLPFLTDGDELRAFVDGYGVLAPLVFVVLHAAQVVVAPIPGQLTGFVSGYLFGGFLGTVYSMVGVTIGSAIAFLLSRRYGRPFVESVVRTDVVDRFDAFVDDAGLLSLFVLFLIPGFPDDVLCFVGGLTDIDIRKLIAITVVGRAPGYILVNVSGASLANGDRRLTIVLLFLLTGVSAWAYVRRDRIMDALGERQ; the protein is encoded by the coding sequence ATGCAGGTCTTCGAGTCGCGGCCGGACCGGAACCGGTTCCTCATCGCCGCTGTCGGGGTGCTCGTCGGGTTCGGTGTGCTCTACATGCTGGTCCGGCAGTACCTCCCCTTCCTCACTGACGGCGACGAACTGCGGGCGTTCGTCGACGGCTACGGCGTCCTCGCGCCGCTGGTCTTCGTCGTCCTCCACGCCGCACAGGTCGTCGTCGCCCCCATCCCCGGACAGCTGACGGGGTTCGTGAGCGGCTACCTCTTCGGCGGCTTCCTCGGGACGGTCTACAGCATGGTCGGCGTCACCATCGGGAGCGCCATCGCGTTCCTCCTGTCCCGGCGGTACGGCCGCCCGTTCGTCGAGAGCGTCGTTCGGACCGACGTGGTCGACCGATTCGACGCGTTCGTCGATGACGCGGGGCTGCTGAGCCTGTTCGTGCTGTTCCTGATTCCGGGGTTCCCCGACGACGTGCTCTGTTTCGTCGGCGGGCTGACCGACATCGACATCCGAAAACTGATCGCCATCACGGTCGTCGGCAGGGCTCCGGGGTACATCCTCGTCAACGTCTCCGGGGCGAGTCTGGCCAACGGCGACCGCCGGCTGACGATCGTCCTCCTGTTCCTGCTCACGGGTGTTTCGGCGTGGGCGTACGTCCGGCGCGACCGGATCATGGACGCGTTGGGAGAGCGCCAGTGA
- a CDS encoding efflux RND transporter permease subunit has translation MKLAERYAATVTDHSKLVIVAVLLLTVGMGIGAGAVDGGLTIAGFSSDSPEAAALDEIERNFSVAGENTTTAQVVVRGENVLTRESLLETLRFQRAITEDASINETLRAEQPVIGLSNVVATAAYYEERGGGGPPPSLDAQIDQLESMSDSEVESTVERVLDPDADTQGDPYALLSTAYEPGSTTAPARIMLVYQDTSDGPADSLSEDVIAAQVELQDLAEASITSTDYFVFGPGVVDEESGQATGESFAIISPAALLLILGVLGFAYRDAIDVLLGLLGVALVLVWMAGFLGWAGIGITQILIAVPFLLIGLSIDYALHVVMRYREATLDDPDLAPQAAMRRGLAGVVVAIGAATFTTAVGFLSNAVSPISSIREFGLVSGVGIVAAFIVFGLLFPALKLEVDRLRERLGRNPERTPFGRGERVGRLLSVGATLANRAPYVVIAIAVVLAAGGGVAATGIDTTLDQSAFLPEDSPEWMNLLPAAFQPSDYDLKENADYLNENFVQSRGSAQAEFLIRGPVTDPGTLDVIAAARDDLRETDSAAVRADGNLQSTDPLSTIEAVAAQNETVAAMVEDADTDGDGVPDENLAAIYDAVYDADPAAAATTIHRENGEYRSLRATVALTGTTNTRVITEEMRAVASGMEAGSSLDVVATGSPITTELVQRSLLRTLVEGFLITFGVILAFLAAIFRVRYRSASLGAVVLFPVVLAQAWLFGTMYLAGIAFTTETAIIAAIGIGIGVDYAIHIGERFVEERDGGRDPIAALQRTVRGTGGALLASAATTAAGFGVLMLALVPSLQRFGFITAIAITYAFLASVLVLPSLLVLWSRVRGEDEVSAEPAA, from the coding sequence ATGAAACTCGCCGAGCGCTACGCGGCCACAGTCACCGACCACAGCAAACTGGTGATCGTGGCCGTCCTGTTGCTGACCGTGGGGATGGGTATCGGCGCCGGCGCCGTCGACGGCGGCCTCACCATCGCCGGCTTCAGCAGCGACTCGCCGGAAGCGGCGGCCCTCGACGAGATCGAGCGGAACTTCTCGGTCGCGGGGGAGAACACCACGACCGCACAGGTCGTCGTCCGCGGGGAGAACGTTCTCACGCGGGAGTCCCTGCTCGAGACACTCCGATTCCAGCGGGCGATCACCGAGGACGCATCAATCAACGAGACGCTCCGTGCCGAACAGCCCGTCATCGGCCTCTCGAACGTCGTCGCCACCGCCGCCTACTACGAGGAGCGCGGCGGGGGCGGGCCGCCGCCGTCGCTCGACGCCCAGATCGACCAACTGGAGTCGATGTCCGACTCGGAGGTCGAGTCGACGGTCGAGCGCGTACTCGACCCCGACGCCGATACGCAGGGGGATCCCTACGCCCTCCTCTCGACTGCCTACGAGCCCGGTTCGACGACCGCGCCCGCGCGGATCATGCTCGTCTACCAGGACACCAGCGACGGGCCGGCTGACAGCCTCTCCGAGGACGTGATCGCCGCACAGGTCGAACTGCAGGACCTCGCCGAAGCGTCGATCACCTCGACCGACTACTTCGTGTTCGGCCCGGGTGTCGTCGACGAGGAGAGCGGGCAGGCCACCGGGGAGAGTTTCGCCATCATCTCGCCGGCCGCGCTGCTGTTGATCCTCGGCGTGCTCGGGTTCGCGTACCGTGACGCCATCGACGTACTGCTCGGCCTCCTCGGCGTGGCGCTCGTGCTGGTCTGGATGGCCGGCTTCCTCGGCTGGGCCGGCATCGGCATCACCCAGATCCTGATCGCGGTCCCCTTCCTGCTGATCGGGCTGAGCATCGACTACGCGCTCCACGTGGTGATGCGCTACCGCGAGGCCACCCTCGACGACCCCGATCTCGCCCCGCAAGCGGCGATGCGCCGTGGGCTCGCCGGCGTCGTCGTCGCCATCGGCGCCGCGACGTTCACGACGGCGGTCGGGTTCCTCTCGAACGCGGTCAGTCCGATCTCCTCGATCCGGGAGTTCGGCCTCGTCAGCGGCGTCGGCATCGTCGCCGCGTTCATCGTGTTCGGCCTGCTGTTCCCCGCGCTCAAACTGGAGGTCGATCGCCTGCGTGAGCGACTGGGGCGCAACCCCGAGCGGACGCCGTTCGGTCGCGGCGAGCGCGTCGGTCGGCTGCTGAGCGTCGGCGCGACGCTCGCCAACCGCGCCCCGTACGTCGTTATCGCGATCGCGGTCGTCCTCGCCGCCGGGGGCGGCGTCGCCGCCACGGGGATCGACACGACGCTCGACCAGTCGGCGTTCCTCCCGGAGGACTCCCCCGAGTGGATGAACCTCCTGCCGGCAGCGTTCCAGCCCAGCGACTACGACCTGAAGGAGAACGCCGACTACCTCAACGAGAACTTCGTGCAGTCCCGCGGGAGCGCACAGGCCGAGTTCCTGATACGCGGCCCCGTCACGGACCCGGGGACGCTCGACGTGATCGCCGCCGCCCGGGACGACCTCCGCGAGACCGACTCGGCGGCCGTCCGCGCCGACGGCAACCTCCAGAGCACCGACCCGCTCTCGACGATCGAAGCCGTGGCCGCACAGAACGAGACCGTCGCGGCGATGGTCGAGGACGCCGACACGGACGGCGACGGCGTCCCCGACGAGAACCTCGCGGCGATCTACGACGCGGTGTACGACGCCGACCCCGCCGCCGCGGCGACGACGATCCACCGCGAGAACGGCGAGTACCGCTCGCTCCGGGCCACGGTAGCGCTCACGGGGACGACGAACACGCGCGTCATCACCGAGGAGATGCGCGCCGTCGCGTCCGGGATGGAGGCGGGGAGTAGCCTCGACGTGGTCGCGACCGGGTCGCCGATCACCACCGAACTGGTCCAGCGCTCGCTGCTCCGCACGCTCGTCGAGGGGTTCCTGATCACCTTCGGCGTGATCCTCGCGTTCCTCGCGGCGATCTTCCGGGTGCGCTACCGCTCGGCGAGTCTCGGGGCGGTGGTGCTGTTCCCGGTCGTGCTCGCCCAAGCGTGGCTGTTCGGCACGATGTACCTCGCGGGTATCGCGTTCACGACCGAGACGGCGATCATCGCCGCCATCGGCATCGGGATCGGCGTCGACTACGCGATCCACATCGGCGAACGGTTCGTCGAGGAACGCGACGGCGGGCGGGACCCGATCGCGGCGCTCCAGCGGACCGTCCGCGGCACCGGCGGCGCCCTGCTCGCCAGCGCGGCGACGACGGCCGCCGGCTTCGGCGTGCTCATGCTCGCGCTGGTGCCGTCGCTCCAGCGCTTCGGCTTCATCACCGCCATCGCCATCACCTACGCGTTCCTCGCGAGTGTGCTGGTGCTCCCGAGCCTGCTGGTCCTCTGGTCGCGGGTCCGCGGCGAGGACGAGGTCAGCGCCGAACCGGCCGCCTGA